One segment of Solanum lycopersicum chromosome 1, SLM_r2.1 DNA contains the following:
- the LOC101250742 gene encoding rapid alkalinization factor, translating into MGVSSYLIVCVLVGAFFISMAAAGDSGSYDWMVPARSGECKGSIAECMAEEDEFALDSESNRRILATKKYISYGALQKNSVPCSRRGASYYNCKPGAQANPYTRGCSAITRCRS; encoded by the coding sequence atgggAGTTTCTTCGTATTTGATTGTTTGTGTTCTTGTTGGAGCTTTTttcatttccatggctgccgcCGGCGACAGTGGTAGCTACGATTGGATGGTGCCGGCGAGATCCGGTGAATGCAAGGGGAGTATTGCAGAGTGCATGGCTGAAGAAGATGAGTTTGCCCTTGACAGTGAGTCAAACAGGCGTATTTTAGCAACCAAAAAGTACATCAGCTATGGTGCACTCCAGAAGAACAGTGTGCCGTGTTCTCGCCGTGGAGCTTCCTACTACAACTGCAAACCTGGAGCTCAAGCAAATCCCTACACTCGTGGATGCAGTGCTATTACTCGTTGCAGGAGCTAG